A single region of the Gossypium arboreum isolate Shixiya-1 chromosome 12, ASM2569848v2, whole genome shotgun sequence genome encodes:
- the LOC108479175 gene encoding protein ASPARTIC PROTEASE IN GUARD CELL 1 — translation MATSVSSSKLSLFFLFSFLFTSTLARNSPSPTTKILDVLASLKQTQHILSFDPQISNGFSKSQPLFFNSSSSSGSAFSIPLHSRGSLRKTHHVDYKNLVRTRLDRDSARVNLLTTEVLLAVNGIRKTELKPVVTELEPEALSTPVISGMSQGSGEYFTRVGVGNPAKQFYMVLDTGSDVNWIQCEPCTDCYQQSDPIFNPSASSTYSPVTCESRQCSYLRQSACRSGKCLYQVSYGDGSYTVGDFVTETVSFGNSGDIKGVALGCGHTNEGLFVAAAGLVGLGGGPLSLTSQIKATSFSYCLVDRDSAGSSTLDFNSGLPADSVVAPLIRSRKVDTFYYVGLTGLSVGGQPVQLPPGFFELEQSGNGGVIVDCGTAITRLQAEAYNALRDAFVKLTPDLPTTGGFALFDTCYDLSSRTSVRVPTVAFHFSGGMSLELPAKNYLIPVDSSGTFCLAFAPTTSSLSIIGNVQQQGTRVSFDLANNKIGFSPHKC, via the coding sequence ATGGCTACTTCAGTATCTTCTTCAAagctttcccttttcttcttgttTTCCTTCTTGTTTACTTCCACTTTAGCTCGTAATTCCCCTTCACCAACAACAAAAATCCTCGATGTCTTAGCTTCTTTGAAACAAACTCAACATATTCTTTCCTTTGATCCTCAAATTTCTAATGGCTTTTCCAAAAGCCAACCCCTTTTCTTCAACTCTTCTTCTTCATCGGGTTCTGCTTTTTCGATTCCACTTCATTCACGGGGCTCATTGCGCAAAACCCATCATGTTGATTATAAAAACCTGGTCCGAACCCGACTCGACCGTGACTCAGCCCGAGTTAACTTGCTCACCACCGAGGTACTACTCGCTGTCAATGGGATTCGCAAAACTGAGCTGAAGCCTGTTGTTACCGAGTTAGAACCAGAGGCGCTTTCCACCCCTGTTATTTCCGGTATGAGCCAAGGGAGTGGGGAGTATTTTACCCGGGTCGGAGTCGGCAACCCAGCTAAACAATTCTACATGGTTCTTGATACCGGGAGTGATGTTAATTGGATCCAATGTGAACCATGTACGGATTGTTACCAACAATCCGACCCGATTTTTAACCCGTCGGCGTCGTCGACTTACAGTCCGGTTACTTGCGAGTCAAGGCAATGTTCTTATCTACGACAATCGGCTTGTCGTAGCGGGAAATGTCTTTACCAGGTGTCTTACGGTGATGGATCTTACACAGTAGGTGATTTTGTGACTGAAACGGTGTCATTTGGGAACTCCGGTGATATCAAAGGCGTTGCTTTGGGTTGTGGCCATACCAACGAAGGCTTATTTGTTGCAGCTGCCGGTTTGGTTGGACTCGGTGGTGGTCCCTTGTCTTTAACATCTCAGATTAAAGCGACGTCGTTTTCTTATTGTTTAGTGGATCGTGACTCAGCGGGTTCATCGACGTTGGATTTCAACTCCGGGTTACCGGCTGACTCAGTGGTTGCTCCGTTAATAAGGAGCCGAAAGGTGGATACCTTTTATTACGTCGGACTGACCGGGCTTAGCGTAGGCGGCCAACCGGTACAACTCCCGCCGGGCTTTTTCGAGTTGGAACAATCGGGAAACGGAGGAGTGATCGTCGACTGCGGGACGGCCATAACACGGTTGCAAGCGGAGGCTTACAACGCACTCCGTGACGCGTTCGTGAAATTAACGCCGGACTTGCCGACGACCGGTGGGTTTGCGTTGTTCGACACGTGCTACGACTTGTCTTCAAGAACCAGTGTTAGGGTCCCGACGGTGGCGTTTCATTTCAGCGGCGGAATGTCACTGGAATTGCCGGCGAAAAATTATTTGATACCGGTGGACTCATCGGGAACGTTTTGCTTGGCGTTTGCCCCCACGACGTCGTCTTTGTCTATAATTGGGAACGTACAACAGCAAGGGACACGTGTGAGCTTCGACTTGGCTAATAATAAGATCGGGTTCTCTCCTCACAAATGTTAA
- the LOC108479639 gene encoding serine/threonine-protein phosphatase 2A 65 kDa regulatory subunit A beta isoform-like, with product MAMIDEPLYPIAVLIDELKNEDIQLRLNSIRKLSTIARALGEERTRKELIPFLSENNDDDDEVLLAMAEELGVFIPYVGGVEHANVLLPPLETLCIVEETCVRDKAVESLCRIGAQMREQDLVEFFIPLLKRLAAGEWFTARVSSCGLFHIAYPSAPEALKTELRTLYGQLCQDDMPMVRRSAATNLGKFAATVEAPHLKVDIMSMFDDLTQDDQDSVRLLAVEGCAALGKLLEPQDCVAHILPVIVNFSQDKSWRVRYMVANQLYELCEAVGPEPTRSDLVPAYVRLLRDNEAEVRIAAAGKVTKFCRILNSELAIQNILPCVKELSTDSSQHVRSALASVIMGMAPILGKDATIEQLLPIFLSLLKDEFPDVRLNIISKLDQVNQVIGIDLLSQSLLPAIVELAEDRHWRVRLAIIEYIPLLASQLGVGFFDDKLGALCMQWLKDKVYSIRDAAANNVKRLTEEFGPDWAMQHIVPQVLDMINNPHYLYRMTILHAVSLLAPVMGKDITCSKLLPVVINASKDRVPNIKFNVAKVLQSLIPIVDQSVVEKTIRPCLVELSEDPDVDVRYFATQALQSSDQQMMMSS from the exons ATGGCAATGATCGACGAGCCTTTGTATCCCATTGCGGTGTTGATCGATGAGCTAAAGAACGAAGATATACAGCTTCGTTTGAACTCGATCCGTAAGCTTTCTACGATTGCACGTGCCCTTGGTGAAGAAAGGACTCGAAAAGAATTGATTCCTTTTCTTAGTGAGAACAATGATGACGATGATGAAGTTCTCCTTGCCATGGCTGAAGAATTGGGAGTTTTTATTCCTTATGTTGGAGGTGTGGAACATGCTAATGTTTTGTTGCCTCCGTTGGAGACTCTTTGCATTGTTGAGGAAACTTGTGTGAGGGATAAGGCTGTTGAGTCGTTGTGTAGAATTGGTGCTCAAATGAGAGAGCAGGACTTGGTTGAGTTCTTTATTCCACTGTTgaag AGATTGGCTGCTGGTGAGTGGTTTACAGCTCGAGTTTCCTCTTGTGGATTGTTTCATATTGCATACCCAAGTGCCCCAGAGGCACTGAAAACTGAATTAAGAACATTATACGGTCAACTTTGCCAAGATGACATGCCCATGGTTAGGAGATCTGCTGCGACAAATCTTGGAAAATTTGCTGCTACTGTAGAAGCACCTCATTTGAAGGTGGACATTATGTCTATGTTTGATGATTTGACGCAGGATG ATCAAGATTCTGTCCGATTGTTAGCTGTTGAGGGCTGTGCAGCTCTTGGAAAGTTGTTGGAACCCCAAGATTGTGTCGCTCACATTCTCCCTGTCATAGTTAATTTCTCACAG GACAAGTCTTGGCGTGTCCGTTACATGGTCGCAAATCAGTTGTATGAGCTGTGTGAAGCTGTTGGTCCTGAGCCTACTAG GTCGGACCTAGTACCTGCATATGTTCGCCTACTTCGTGATAATGAAGCTGAAGTCCGGATAGCTGCTGCTGGGAAAGTAACTAAATTTTGCCGAATTCTGAATTCAGAATTAGCAATTCAGAACATTCTTCCTTGTGTCAAG GAATTATCAACAGATTCGTCCCAACATGTCCGTTCTGCTTTGGCTTCAGTTATAATGGGAATGGCACCCATTTTGGGGAAG GATGCGACCATAGAACAATTGCTTCCTATATTTCTTTCTCTTCTAAAAGATGAATTTCCAGATGTCCGACTgaatatcattagcaagcttgatCAAGTCAACCAG GTAATTGGAATTGATTTGCTGTCCCAGTCCCTATTGCCTGCAATTGTGGAGCTCGCAGAGGATAGACACTGGAGGGTTCGGCTTGCAATAATAGAATACATACCTTTATTGGCAAGCCAATTGGGTGTTGGCTTCTTCGATGACAAACTTGGTGCACTCTGCATGCAATGGTTAAAAGATAAG GTTTATTCTATACGTGATGCTGCTGCTAATAACGTGAAGCGCCTCACGGAAGAATTTGGACCTGATTGGGCAATGCAGCACATAGTTCCACAG GTTTTGGACATGATAAACAACCCGCATTATCTATATCGGATGACCATTCTACATGCGGTTTCTCTACTTGCCCCTGTTATGGGAAAGGATATTACTTGTTCAAAACTTCTGCCCGTGGTTATTAATGCTTCTAAAGATAG GGTTCCGAACATCAAATTTAATGTCGCCAAGGTGTTGCAGTCACTTATCCCTATTGTTGATCAATCT GTGGTGGAGAAGACAATTCGGCCATGCCTAGTTGAATTAAGTGAGGATCCAGATGTTGATGTCAGGTATTTCGCCACCCAAGCTCTACAATCAAGTGATCAACAAATGATGATGTCTAGCTAG
- the LOC108476778 gene encoding aluminum-activated malate transporter 9 isoform X3 → MKKKNCNNNDAGQAWQMGISDPRKIVFSAKMGLALALISLLIFLKEEPIKELSQYSVWAILTVVVVFEFSIGATLSKGFNRGLGTLSAGGLALAVAELSELAGQWEEIVVVISIFITGFLSTYAKLYPTMKPYEYGFRVFVLTYCFVIVSGYRTGDFIHTAVTRFFLIALGAGVSLAVNVCIYPIWAGEDLHNLVAKNFMSVANSLEGCVKGYLNCVEYERVPSRILTYQASDDPVYNGYRSAVESISQEEALVNLLHLCIVFHFSSHSLIFFFPVVKLGFAIWEPPHGPYKSLGYPWKNYARLSGALRHCAFMVMALHGCILSEIQAPPERRQVFYHELQRVGATGARLLRELGNKVKKMEKLGSRDMLFDVLGAAEELQNKVDRKSYLLVNAESWEIGNRPHSPVEPQDSRNLDNEEHKVLAYKSLSEAVLDLKSVPIPNSWDGQQTNVGVSLSVSPVVPSNDLLKKQISWPAPRSFATDTSPPLEESKTYENASALSLATFTSLLIEFVARLENVVDSFEELSEKANFKEPEELPAAAREPIGFWSRLFRWKWYRPEA, encoded by the exons ATGAAGAAGAAGAACTGCAACAACAACGATGCAG GCCAGGCATGGCAGATGGGCATATCGGATCCCAGAAAGATTGTTTTCTCTGCCAAGATGGGTCTTGCCTTAGCACTTATTTCTTTACTTATTTTCTTGAAAGAAGAACCCATCAAGGAACTAAGTCAATACTCGGTTTGGGCTATTCTTACTGTTGTCGTAGTCTTTGAATTCAGTATAG GAGCAACTCTTAGCAAAGGGTTTAACCGTGGGCTGGGGACATTATCGGCTGGAGGGCTTGCTCTTGCTGTGGCAGAATTGTCGGAGTTGGCTGGACAATGggaagaaattgttgttgttATAAGCATCTTTATCACAG GATTtctttcaacttatgcaaaactATACCCAACAATGAAGCCTTATGAGTATGGATTCCGAGTGTTTGTTTTGACGTATTGTTTCGTAATAGTATCTGGGTATAGAACAGGAGATTTCATTCATACAGCTGTGACACGATTTTTTCTGATTGCACTTGGTGCTGGTGTTTCTTTAGCTGTTAATGTATGCATTTATCCAATCTGGGCTGGTGAGGATCTACACAATTTGGTGGCCAAAAATTTTATGAGTGTGGCAAATTCCTTAGAAG GATGTGTTAAAGGGTACCTTAATTGTGTTGAATATGAAAGGGTCCCTTCCAGAATCCTAACTTATCAAGCTTCTGATGATCCAGTTTATAATGGCTATAGATCAGCTGTAGAATCTATAAGTCAAGAGGAAGCTCTGGTAAATTTGTTGCATTTATGTATCGTCTTTCACTTTTCTTCCCAttctctgatttttttttttcccGTTGTGAAGTTGGGTTTTGCCATATGGGAGCCTCCCCATGGCCCTTACAAGTCACTTGGTTATCCTTGGAAGAATTATGCCAGACTAAGTGGAGCATTGAGGCATTGTGCATTCATGGTCATGGCATTACATGGTTGTATACTTTCAGAAATACAG GCTCCACCTGAACGGAGACAAGTCTTTTATCATGAACTTCAGAGGGTAGGTGCTACAGGTGCTAGATTATTGCGTGAGCTTGGCAACAAAGTTAAAAAGATGGAGAAATTAGGTTCTCGTGACATGCTATTCGATGTACTTGGAGCTGCTGAGGAGTTGCAAAACAAAGTTGACCGGAAATCCTACCTTCTTGTCAATGCCGAGAGTTGGGAAATCGGAAATAGACCACATAGTCCAGTAGAGCCTCAAGATTCACGAAACTTGGATAACGAAGAACACAAAGTCCTGGCTTATAAGTCCCTCAGTGAAGCAGTACTTGATCTCAAATCGGTTCCTATACCAAATAGTTGGGACGGCCAGCAGACTAATGTAGGTGTCAGCCTTTCAGTCTCTCCCGTTGTTCCCTCTAACGACTTACTGAAGAAGCAGATATCGTGGCCTGCACCCCGTTCTTTTGCTACTGATACATCACCACCCTTGGAAGAGTCTAAAACATACGAGAATGCAAGTGCGTTGTCACTGGCAACATTCACTTCACTTTTGATAGAATTCGTCGCCAGGCTTGAAAATGTTGTTGACTCGTTTGAAGAGTTGAGTGAGAAAGCAAACTTTAAGGAACCCGAAGAGCTACCAGCAGCAGCAAGAGAGCCCATTGGCTTTTGGTCAAGATTGTTTAGATGGAAATGGTATCGGCCTGAAGCCTAA
- the LOC108476778 gene encoding aluminum-activated malate transporter 9 isoform X1 translates to MAAKLGSFRHSLLERREKTKGYSVLGLTNEEEELQQQRCRWYSYRFISEKVTGFLKEVQSVAGQAWQMGISDPRKIVFSAKMGLALALISLLIFLKEEPIKELSQYSVWAILTVVVVFEFSIGATLSKGFNRGLGTLSAGGLALAVAELSELAGQWEEIVVVISIFITGFLSTYAKLYPTMKPYEYGFRVFVLTYCFVIVSGYRTGDFIHTAVTRFFLIALGAGVSLAVNVCIYPIWAGEDLHNLVAKNFMSVANSLEGCVKGYLNCVEYERVPSRILTYQASDDPVYNGYRSAVESISQEEALVNLLHLCIVFHFSSHSLIFFFPVVKLGFAIWEPPHGPYKSLGYPWKNYARLSGALRHCAFMVMALHGCILSEIQAPPERRQVFYHELQRVGATGARLLRELGNKVKKMEKLGSRDMLFDVLGAAEELQNKVDRKSYLLVNAESWEIGNRPHSPVEPQDSRNLDNEEHKVLAYKSLSEAVLDLKSVPIPNSWDGQQTNVGVSLSVSPVVPSNDLLKKQISWPAPRSFATDTSPPLEESKTYENASALSLATFTSLLIEFVARLENVVDSFEELSEKANFKEPEELPAAAREPIGFWSRLFRWKWYRPEA, encoded by the exons ATGGCTGCCAAATTAGGTTCCTTTAGGCATTCTCTTCTAGAGAGAAGGGAGAAAACAAAGGGGTATTCAGTGTTGGGACTCACCAATGAAGAAGAAGAACTGCAACAACAACGATGCAGGTGGTATTCTTATAGATTCATAAGTGAAAAAGTAACTGGGTTCTTAAAGGAAGTCCAATCTGTTGCAGGCCAGGCATGGCAGATGGGCATATCGGATCCCAGAAAGATTGTTTTCTCTGCCAAGATGGGTCTTGCCTTAGCACTTATTTCTTTACTTATTTTCTTGAAAGAAGAACCCATCAAGGAACTAAGTCAATACTCGGTTTGGGCTATTCTTACTGTTGTCGTAGTCTTTGAATTCAGTATAG GAGCAACTCTTAGCAAAGGGTTTAACCGTGGGCTGGGGACATTATCGGCTGGAGGGCTTGCTCTTGCTGTGGCAGAATTGTCGGAGTTGGCTGGACAATGggaagaaattgttgttgttATAAGCATCTTTATCACAG GATTtctttcaacttatgcaaaactATACCCAACAATGAAGCCTTATGAGTATGGATTCCGAGTGTTTGTTTTGACGTATTGTTTCGTAATAGTATCTGGGTATAGAACAGGAGATTTCATTCATACAGCTGTGACACGATTTTTTCTGATTGCACTTGGTGCTGGTGTTTCTTTAGCTGTTAATGTATGCATTTATCCAATCTGGGCTGGTGAGGATCTACACAATTTGGTGGCCAAAAATTTTATGAGTGTGGCAAATTCCTTAGAAG GATGTGTTAAAGGGTACCTTAATTGTGTTGAATATGAAAGGGTCCCTTCCAGAATCCTAACTTATCAAGCTTCTGATGATCCAGTTTATAATGGCTATAGATCAGCTGTAGAATCTATAAGTCAAGAGGAAGCTCTGGTAAATTTGTTGCATTTATGTATCGTCTTTCACTTTTCTTCCCAttctctgatttttttttttcccGTTGTGAAGTTGGGTTTTGCCATATGGGAGCCTCCCCATGGCCCTTACAAGTCACTTGGTTATCCTTGGAAGAATTATGCCAGACTAAGTGGAGCATTGAGGCATTGTGCATTCATGGTCATGGCATTACATGGTTGTATACTTTCAGAAATACAG GCTCCACCTGAACGGAGACAAGTCTTTTATCATGAACTTCAGAGGGTAGGTGCTACAGGTGCTAGATTATTGCGTGAGCTTGGCAACAAAGTTAAAAAGATGGAGAAATTAGGTTCTCGTGACATGCTATTCGATGTACTTGGAGCTGCTGAGGAGTTGCAAAACAAAGTTGACCGGAAATCCTACCTTCTTGTCAATGCCGAGAGTTGGGAAATCGGAAATAGACCACATAGTCCAGTAGAGCCTCAAGATTCACGAAACTTGGATAACGAAGAACACAAAGTCCTGGCTTATAAGTCCCTCAGTGAAGCAGTACTTGATCTCAAATCGGTTCCTATACCAAATAGTTGGGACGGCCAGCAGACTAATGTAGGTGTCAGCCTTTCAGTCTCTCCCGTTGTTCCCTCTAACGACTTACTGAAGAAGCAGATATCGTGGCCTGCACCCCGTTCTTTTGCTACTGATACATCACCACCCTTGGAAGAGTCTAAAACATACGAGAATGCAAGTGCGTTGTCACTGGCAACATTCACTTCACTTTTGATAGAATTCGTCGCCAGGCTTGAAAATGTTGTTGACTCGTTTGAAGAGTTGAGTGAGAAAGCAAACTTTAAGGAACCCGAAGAGCTACCAGCAGCAGCAAGAGAGCCCATTGGCTTTTGGTCAAGATTGTTTAGATGGAAATGGTATCGGCCTGAAGCCTAA
- the LOC108476778 gene encoding aluminum-activated malate transporter 9 isoform X2, which produces MAAKLGSFRHSLLERREKTKGYSVLGLTNEEEELQQQRCRWYSYRFISEKVTGFLKEVQSVAGQAWQMGISDPRKIVFSAKMGLALALISLLIFLKEEPIKELSQYSVWAILTVVVVFEFSIGATLSKGFNRGLGTLSAGGLALAVAELSELAGQWEEIVVVISIFITGFLSTYAKLYPTMKPYEYGFRVFVLTYCFVIVSGYRTGDFIHTAVTRFFLIALGAGVSLAVNVCIYPIWAGEDLHNLVAKNFMSVANSLEGCVKGYLNCVEYERVPSRILTYQASDDPVYNGYRSAVESISQEEALLGFAIWEPPHGPYKSLGYPWKNYARLSGALRHCAFMVMALHGCILSEIQAPPERRQVFYHELQRVGATGARLLRELGNKVKKMEKLGSRDMLFDVLGAAEELQNKVDRKSYLLVNAESWEIGNRPHSPVEPQDSRNLDNEEHKVLAYKSLSEAVLDLKSVPIPNSWDGQQTNVGVSLSVSPVVPSNDLLKKQISWPAPRSFATDTSPPLEESKTYENASALSLATFTSLLIEFVARLENVVDSFEELSEKANFKEPEELPAAAREPIGFWSRLFRWKWYRPEA; this is translated from the exons ATGGCTGCCAAATTAGGTTCCTTTAGGCATTCTCTTCTAGAGAGAAGGGAGAAAACAAAGGGGTATTCAGTGTTGGGACTCACCAATGAAGAAGAAGAACTGCAACAACAACGATGCAGGTGGTATTCTTATAGATTCATAAGTGAAAAAGTAACTGGGTTCTTAAAGGAAGTCCAATCTGTTGCAGGCCAGGCATGGCAGATGGGCATATCGGATCCCAGAAAGATTGTTTTCTCTGCCAAGATGGGTCTTGCCTTAGCACTTATTTCTTTACTTATTTTCTTGAAAGAAGAACCCATCAAGGAACTAAGTCAATACTCGGTTTGGGCTATTCTTACTGTTGTCGTAGTCTTTGAATTCAGTATAG GAGCAACTCTTAGCAAAGGGTTTAACCGTGGGCTGGGGACATTATCGGCTGGAGGGCTTGCTCTTGCTGTGGCAGAATTGTCGGAGTTGGCTGGACAATGggaagaaattgttgttgttATAAGCATCTTTATCACAG GATTtctttcaacttatgcaaaactATACCCAACAATGAAGCCTTATGAGTATGGATTCCGAGTGTTTGTTTTGACGTATTGTTTCGTAATAGTATCTGGGTATAGAACAGGAGATTTCATTCATACAGCTGTGACACGATTTTTTCTGATTGCACTTGGTGCTGGTGTTTCTTTAGCTGTTAATGTATGCATTTATCCAATCTGGGCTGGTGAGGATCTACACAATTTGGTGGCCAAAAATTTTATGAGTGTGGCAAATTCCTTAGAAG GATGTGTTAAAGGGTACCTTAATTGTGTTGAATATGAAAGGGTCCCTTCCAGAATCCTAACTTATCAAGCTTCTGATGATCCAGTTTATAATGGCTATAGATCAGCTGTAGAATCTATAAGTCAAGAGGAAGCTCTG TTGGGTTTTGCCATATGGGAGCCTCCCCATGGCCCTTACAAGTCACTTGGTTATCCTTGGAAGAATTATGCCAGACTAAGTGGAGCATTGAGGCATTGTGCATTCATGGTCATGGCATTACATGGTTGTATACTTTCAGAAATACAG GCTCCACCTGAACGGAGACAAGTCTTTTATCATGAACTTCAGAGGGTAGGTGCTACAGGTGCTAGATTATTGCGTGAGCTTGGCAACAAAGTTAAAAAGATGGAGAAATTAGGTTCTCGTGACATGCTATTCGATGTACTTGGAGCTGCTGAGGAGTTGCAAAACAAAGTTGACCGGAAATCCTACCTTCTTGTCAATGCCGAGAGTTGGGAAATCGGAAATAGACCACATAGTCCAGTAGAGCCTCAAGATTCACGAAACTTGGATAACGAAGAACACAAAGTCCTGGCTTATAAGTCCCTCAGTGAAGCAGTACTTGATCTCAAATCGGTTCCTATACCAAATAGTTGGGACGGCCAGCAGACTAATGTAGGTGTCAGCCTTTCAGTCTCTCCCGTTGTTCCCTCTAACGACTTACTGAAGAAGCAGATATCGTGGCCTGCACCCCGTTCTTTTGCTACTGATACATCACCACCCTTGGAAGAGTCTAAAACATACGAGAATGCAAGTGCGTTGTCACTGGCAACATTCACTTCACTTTTGATAGAATTCGTCGCCAGGCTTGAAAATGTTGTTGACTCGTTTGAAGAGTTGAGTGAGAAAGCAAACTTTAAGGAACCCGAAGAGCTACCAGCAGCAGCAAGAGAGCCCATTGGCTTTTGGTCAAGATTGTTTAGATGGAAATGGTATCGGCCTGAAGCCTAA
- the LOC108478322 gene encoding uncharacterized protein LOC108478322 codes for MAMEDNKGNKRARVEFEEFESGGNLESVRNSKLARVDSENTGSNSPEVTYAEPDPDDEGIQSPDVKRIQEDLLDILDDSDPVIGLDPEIQGLDLVIKSFEEEISVPAQDPVQELDSGESRRELGFGLEASGYQLDLQPDFEEKLATVDVEEGGGTGLVGLADMLGYEFPIPSYESFEFGVGGDSVINSDNNNSHSKSGDFVAFGGLFDTSADISELTWRPESLSAL; via the coding sequence ATGGCGATGGAGGATAATAAAGGAAACAAGAGAGCTCGAGTAGAGTTTGAGGAGTTTGAATCGGGGGGTAATTTGGAGTCGGTCCGTAATTCAAAGCTCGCTCGAGTTGACTCGGAGAATACGGGCTCGAACTCTCCTGAGGTTACTTATGCGGAACCTGATCCTGACGACGAGGGAATTCAGTCGCCGGATGTGAAGCGTATCCAGGAGGATTTGCTTGATATCTTGGACGATTCGGATCCGGTTATTGGACTTGATCCGGAGATTCAGGGTCTCGACTTGGTTATCAAAAGCTTCGAAGAAGAGATCTCGGTCCCCGCTCAGGATCCGGTACAGGAATTAGATTCCGGCGAGTCCCGGCGGGAGCTAGGGTTTGGTTTAGAAGCTTCTGGATACCAGTTGGATTTACAGCCGGATTTTGAGGAGAAACTTGCGACCGTTGATGTGGAGGAAGGTGGAGGGACAGGATTAGTTGGATTAGCGGATATGCTGGGGTATGAATTTCCGATTCCGAGTTACGAATCGTTCGAGTTTGGAGTCGGCGGTGACTCGGTTATCAATAGCGATAATAATAATAGCCATAGTAAAAGCGGTGATTTTGTGGCGTTTGGAGGTTTATTTGATACATCGGCGGATATTTCGGAGTTGACGTGGCGGCCTGAATCGCTCTCTGCTTTGtag